The proteins below come from a single Caulobacter flavus genomic window:
- the apaG gene encoding Co2+/Mg2+ efflux protein ApaG — MRSTRRDSSPPLKRIRRRRGPDTGIYEARTRDIVVRVAPCYLPEESSPEQGLYLWAYTVEIENHGVETVHLVARWWKVTDAMNRSNEVEGSGVVGEQPELRPREAFRYVSNCPLPTTSGTMVGRYQMVTEAGEAFDAQIPEFSLHLPGAARRTN; from the coding sequence GTGCGCTCGACCAGGCGTGATTCAAGCCCGCCCCTGAAGCGGATCCGTCGGCGCCGCGGCCCCGACACCGGCATCTACGAGGCCCGCACGCGCGACATCGTCGTGCGGGTCGCGCCCTGCTACCTGCCCGAGGAATCCTCGCCCGAGCAGGGCCTCTACCTGTGGGCCTACACCGTCGAGATCGAGAACCACGGCGTCGAGACCGTGCATCTCGTCGCGCGGTGGTGGAAGGTCACCGACGCGATGAACCGCAGCAACGAGGTCGAGGGCTCGGGCGTGGTCGGCGAGCAGCCGGAACTGCGGCCGCGCGAGGCCTTCCGCTACGTCTCCAACTGCCCGCTGCCGACCACCTCGGGCACGATGGTCGGCCGCTACCAGATGGTCACCGAGGCCGGCGAGGCGTTCGACGCGCAGATCCCCGAGTTCTCGCTGCACCTGCCCGGCGCGGCGCGGCGTACGAACTAG
- the metZ gene encoding O-succinylhomoserine sulfhydrylase: MSEDPKNWDVATKLIRGGLARSPFMETAEALYLTQGFTYDSAEGADRRFSGEDPGFVYSRFNNPTVKMFEDRLALLEGAEVCRATATGMAAVHSALMGLVRAGDHVVAGNALFGSCRWLVAEWLPRFGVETTFVDATDIKAWEEAIRPNTKAVLIETPSNPVLAITDIRAVSDLAHAVGAKVIVDNVFATPIFQQPLELGADVVVYSATKHIDGQGRVLGGAILTTEAINEEFYRDSMRHTGPSLSPFNAWVMLKGLETLDLRVRRQTDSAAALADVMAQHKKVTQVLYPFRADHPGHEVARKQMTGGGTVIALDLGSREAAFKFLNALEIVDISNNLGDAKSMATHPPTTTHRSVPEEMRPLLGVTEGGVRLSVGLESLADLTRDVTRALDQA; this comes from the coding sequence GTGTCCGAAGATCCGAAGAACTGGGACGTCGCCACAAAGCTGATCCGTGGAGGCCTCGCCCGTTCGCCGTTCATGGAGACCGCCGAGGCGCTCTATCTGACGCAGGGCTTCACCTACGACAGCGCCGAGGGCGCCGATCGCCGCTTCTCGGGCGAGGATCCGGGCTTCGTCTATTCGCGCTTCAACAACCCGACCGTGAAGATGTTCGAGGACCGCCTGGCCCTGCTGGAAGGCGCCGAGGTGTGCCGCGCCACGGCCACGGGCATGGCCGCCGTCCACTCGGCCCTGATGGGCCTGGTGAGGGCCGGCGATCACGTTGTGGCCGGCAACGCCCTCTTCGGCTCGTGCCGCTGGCTGGTCGCCGAATGGCTGCCGCGCTTCGGCGTCGAGACCACCTTCGTCGACGCCACCGACATCAAGGCCTGGGAAGAGGCCATCCGCCCCAACACCAAGGCCGTGCTGATCGAGACGCCCTCGAACCCGGTGCTGGCGATCACCGACATCCGCGCGGTGTCGGACCTGGCCCACGCCGTCGGCGCCAAGGTCATCGTCGACAACGTGTTCGCCACCCCGATCTTCCAGCAGCCGCTGGAGCTGGGCGCCGACGTCGTCGTCTATTCGGCCACCAAGCACATCGACGGCCAGGGCCGGGTGCTGGGCGGTGCGATCCTGACCACCGAGGCGATCAACGAGGAATTCTACCGCGACAGCATGCGCCACACCGGCCCGTCGCTGTCGCCGTTCAACGCCTGGGTGATGCTCAAGGGCCTGGAGACGCTGGACCTGCGCGTGCGCCGCCAGACCGACAGCGCCGCCGCCCTGGCCGACGTCATGGCCCAGCACAAGAAAGTCACGCAGGTCCTCTACCCGTTCCGCGCCGACCACCCGGGCCACGAAGTCGCCAGGAAGCAAATGACCGGCGGCGGCACCGTGATCGCGCTGGACCTCGGCTCGCGCGAGGCGGCGTTCAAGTTCCTGAACGCGCTGGAGATCGTCGACATCTCCAACAACCTGGGCGACGCCAAGTCGATGGCCACCCATCCGCCGACCACCACGCACCGCTCCGTGCCGGAAGAGATGCGCCCGCTGCTGGGCGTGACCGAGGGTGGTGTGCGCCTGTCCGTGGGCCTCGAAAGCCTGGCTGACCTGACCCGCGACGTGACCCGTGCGCTCGACCAGGCGTGA